taatggaCCAGggtgcaggatttagtggcgtTGTAGCATTGTAGTTGTGAATTGCAACACCCTCGCCTCACTCTTtcgtgaaggagaaactacagcggCAGCAAGATGTGCAAAAAACGTGACACATCTAGAGTTGAAGATGTCGGACCTCGTCCATGTTTATACAcgttatattccatttctgtcatattctgtaaatagagcccctcGTTAATCACGCTGCAAGTACAATGTGTACTTTGTTAAGCTCTCATTAGTTGGAGGGAGAGCGCAGTGGCAGATGTGTTTGTCTCGATGAATATGTTAAGTCTCGTCTGTCTGACTCATTGATCCTTTGTCTCCGATCAGGAGACAGAAATCGGTTGAGGCAGTTTATTGTCTCAAAAGATGTAGAAGCTCATCTGGAGCAACTAGAGGAGCCGAGAAGACTGTGGAGTCGAAACCAAAGATTAGGTgagcacacaaaaaaactagGTAGCGACGTTTTTGGCCATAATGTCTGTGCTGCATGGGAGACTAAACAATCTGGCACGGTCCGGATGGATGAGTCAGCGGGGGTTTTATACTGCACAGTTGATGAGTTGATCAGCTGCAGGTGCTTCAGTAGATTGACAGGCGAGAAGAACCAGGAGGTCAGGCCTGGCAGATGCAGCACACAGAGAGTGACAGACTGGGAACAactatgaaatattaaacaaacagcaggaaaacacagaggagagagggcaCGGCTGGTAAAATATTCCAATAGTAGTTCACTATGATGATTCAGTGGTGTCAGAGCTGCCGCGTCATCCACCCTGTTAAAAAATTAACAACTTACCGACTGGCTGCAGCGttaaatcaaatggaaatattctcGATTCTCAAAGTTGAGCTTCAGTGATGAGATCTCCCCTAGAACTTCATGAAGTTCTGTGATTTCGACCcacctttgttgtttttgagtttgttcTTGACCCGTCGGACGGTCAGACGGGTTTAAAaagtctattttttatttttctatctgcTTCTTACCGTGAACAACGTGATTCTACATGAGCAAAACTTTCTGTGAGAACAGTTTgagttgttttctctctgcctaAAACTTTAATAAAGAAATCCGCGTGTCGTCAATCGGCAGTTCACAGGTTTCCACGAGAGTCCGAGATCTCTTTAATCGATACACTCGTCAAGGCTGCTCCTCTCTGACTCATCTATCAGCCCCCAGGACGGTGACCCATCGACTCGACCCATCGACTCTAAACGGTCATACTCATCggtcattagtctacaaacgAGGAAACGTGTTCACCTTTACAGCActatcctctgacctcggttaccatggtaatgatcagaatggggCCTGCTCTGTATCCTAAAgagaagaagtcagtgtccccacaacaatctaagatttaaccGTCCTGCTCGTTATTGGCTTTGGGGAAGGAAGGAACATTACTCCATATAGTGTCATGTTTGCGAAACATATTTGTCAGTCCTCAACCTAAAGATCTTttgcaacaataaaacatactgTTTCTTatgtcacatacagtattacTAGTACCGGCTCTGCACTGCAGTACAAGAACCTCCTACATGGATCATCAACCAATGAGTGTGCTGACAGGCAGATAAGTCTCAGTCATTTAGCACAATGTGTACGATACAGCCGTTAACTGCATATTTAAGAGGGTTTTGATTTTAGAATTCGTTTTTCAACCAGCTCATTGAGCTAATGTCAGTGCTAGGCTTAATTATCTCCCATTCATTGAGTTTCATGCcaatagtaaaaaaaagattcacactggttttataaaatatctggttctttgaTCAAAGGATTAAGTTTATGTACGTTAAAACTTTGCATCCTATCACCGAGCTGCTAAACCGGCGTAATCAGTTTACGTTTTGATTCTGGGTTTATTTTACATGAATTCGTTTGTTTCGTTCCCACAACTGCAAAAATAACGAAAAAAATGATCACAGTGTTGCAGTCGAGACCACCTAAACTGAGACCAGCGCGTTTAAAAAATAAGTTAtgatcaagaccaagacaaggCCAAGACTTTGAAAGGTTgggaccaagacaagaccaagactccACAGGATATAGCCTACTTAGGTAATATTCACCAAATCTGTCTCAGTAAGCGTTGCAATGCTGGGTTTaaatacagctgtgtgttttcttttggacactAGTTTGCAGATGAattctttgtggtttaggtAATCGAGTTTTACTGCAGAAGATGTGGCCGACATCTCCCCGAGGACGgccacagcttcttctcttATTTCACACTTTCTTGGAGTTCATGTGAAAAAGGGGGCCGGGGGCCGGGGGCCGGGGAGAGGTGACGGCctttaaagagaaacaaaaaaattcaaatcagaGTTATTGGTTGCATTGGAAGCGGTTTTGAGAGGGATGGGGATTGTTACATAATTTGAGAGAATCTTGAGGTGAAGCAACAGTTCAACAAACTGTGGACATTTTCTCTCATGATCATTCActttaaatcacaaaaacatcctTCTCTTCGTCTTCTCTCTCACTGCAGACTGCGTGGAAATCATCTCCTCCATCAGATCGGTGAAGATCCTGAAGAGAGTGGGCAGTCCCAAAGGCATGTGGACCCGCGACCCGAGGTCGTCCAGGGTTTATGTCTTTAATGGAACATCAGGAGACATCGTCTCCCAGTTCAACTCTGTACGTGACTTCTCCAGCTCTGTCGGTCTCGccagcagcagacagatcaGGCTTCCATCGGAGTGGAGCGGCCCTGGCAGCGCTGTTTATAACGGATATTTGTACTACATTCAGCACGAGGCCGATATGGACTTGCAGGTGGTCAAATACGACCTCCTGAGCGCCTCGGTGACAGACATTGCCATGTTCCCGGTGGAGAGCCACGCTACTGTTTACACCCTCAACCCAGAAATTGTTGTGGACCTCGCAGCCGACGACGAGGGCCTCTGGCTCCTGTACGCCGCCGGCGACAGCGAACCAAACATCAACCTCGCAAAGATGGACCCCGCCACGCTTGATATAGAAGAAATCTGGGACACCAGATGCCCGCGGGACAATGCAGAGGCGGCTTTTGTAGTCTGTGGAACCGTCTACGTCGTCTACAACACCAGCCCAGCCAGCCGGTCCAGAATTCAATGCGTGTTTGACGTCAACGACATGGTGATCAACGCGGAGGCTCCCTTGCTCTACTTTCCCAGGAGGTATGGCTCCCACGCCAGTCTGAAATACAACCCCGAGGAGAAACAGCTCTACGGCTGGGACGACGGCTACCAAATCATTTACAGACTGACCATGAAGAGGAAACTCTTGGTCTGACAGCAGGGAAGCGGTGTTATGTTTTCAAAGGCGAGGATGAAAAATAGGAGCCGTAAATTTGCTCAAGCTATGAACCAGAGTCCCGGCATACTTTTTATCCACGGTAGATTCGAAACAGATCAGACTTCAcatcacagatttttttctgtttttggacTTTTATGCACCAATTTGatcttcttttgtgtgtgtgtgtgtgtgtgtgtgtgtgaaaatgtcgCTTTGTCTATTAGAGGCTGTCAAGTCTCGGCTATGCATCGTGTGCACCCACCCCTCGTTTAACTTCAGACGAaatctcatttcctcctctgtccgTTCCTGCTTGTTAAGCCACTGGCTGTGCTGTCATTAGGCTATATGTGTGatttctgatgtgtgtgtgtgtgcgtgccatgaaaacacacagcgcCCAACACATTTTGCATAAATCCTTtaatcaaagaaaagaaaatgtcacagaaCCGATAACATCACATCCTGTAGGAGAGAAAAAAcccaaacttttattttttttttatcctgttgATTTTCACTCAtcgaaacaaagaaaaaaaaagacttgtgcTGCAAATACTGTATGCTATTATCAATTTACTTTATTACACACTGGGGGTCACTTGTTATTGTGAGTCTTGAtcatctaaaatctaaaaaggaAACTCataatagactttttttttttgtcgatATCGATCACCAGAACATTTTCTCAAACATTTCTAttattacaaatacaaaaatgttcaataaaaaatattggaaATTCAGTGCTGTCATAACAGTTGGAAGGGATTTACAAGATCATATCAAGAAACGTTACAATATTAGGCAAAGCTAGAAGGAGCTTGAAACAGTCCATAAAACTGAGGCGATTGATTCAACAGGTCTCATCTACTATGAAAACACGGCACATCGTCAGAGAAAACGTATCGACCATCGTAGAGCACGTGTtcgaaagaagaaaaaaacaaggaggAACAGAGATTTCAACCACTTGTCTCGAGTCTATGAGTGACGCCGTTAGTCTAGAACAACTGTGTGAAAGAGAGCAACGACTCGAACTGTCACACTCGTGTAAGAGGTGTTTGATGCTTTGAAACAATAGCGCGCTGACTCATTCTAACAACTGCCAATTAGAGAAATGCCACGGCTCTGTAGACGCTGACCCGTCCACCCATCAGCTGCCCCCGCGCTGTCGTCTCGgcctctcgcacacacactgagctacTAAACGTCTCGCTCTGGGTAAACTTAACCCCCCTCCGGCGGAAATGGATAAAACAGATCTGGAAGGGTCTGCTGAATGCATCTGCTTATGTCTTGATGTctggccccccccccctcgaCATTTTCACAAACTCCATGATATATAGCGTGTTCATCGTACAAGCTGAATGAGACACCAGCAGTCTGGACGGCTCGTAATGCCAAGAACATTGTCACAGACCAGATTAAAGATGTTGAGATAATACGGATGCTATTCAATAAATTGTCCTCGTATTGAAAAGAAATTATCTGTACAAGCTTTACCAAATATTATCTGTGCATGTCTCCTGGCAGCTTTTCCAGCCTCATATTCACGTCGGCTTAACATTTCACGGCCCAAATGGGCTGATGGTATCTGTGTGTGCCAATTACAGAACCACAGAAACTACTTCGACTGGAGGGTAAACCTGAAACTGGAGGAAAATAATGTTAATAGATGCAAATTTATcgtgttttattcttttaacaAAGATCTTACTAATATTTTTAACTGAAATCTATAGACAAATTTCTAAAAAACTGAAGGATGCGCCTGCAGCACAATGTCATGATAGCTTGTGCCTGTCACGCAggctttatatatttatatatttgtgttgcaGTAGAAACAATAAGTCGTAATAACGCAAGCTGCACTAAGCTGGCTCCTGCACaaagatcaaaaacaaaacatctagATGTGGTGGAAACAGActtaatgaataaatcatgattCGGGTACATGGAGACGAAGGAGACTGTTCCCCAgattaaagctccagtgtgcaggatttagcgacatctagtggtctagttgtggattgcaaccccctctgCTCACCCTCCCGTTTTAAgcttgaaggagaaactacagcggccacaaaatatgtgaaaatctagagccagtgtttaacGTTTTCCTTCTgagatactgtagaaacatggcgacTCCTTCCAAGTTcatgattcttatttccaggtgatcatttattatatttgatttctgccatatttttgtaaatagagACCTCAAAACTtttacacactagaccttttaATTTGTGAATTTCAAATTAATTCCAGATGTGTCCTCTACATGTTTCATACCATCTGATTATGTTGTGTGCGCCCCCGTAGCGCCTGAATAGGGAATTTGTGCCAAAACATTAATTTGCATTtccttttgtagtttttgtggACATTTGGTTAAAGATTGCGTTTAGTTTGGACGGAGTGTGTAACCGTCTTCCTCTTGGTTCCTGTGCAAAACCATCCACCATCTTATTGCTCCGGCCAGAACGCTACATGCTAACGACTAATTATGCACTGAACTGAAACGACAGATTCTTTTATGGGATATGGAATAAATTTCACACTGTGCTTCCCATTTGTGCATCGCATGGCTTCGAAAAACTACCTCTCAAGTTGATCCTCTCATAAGCTCTCCAGTCGTTCTACCCCTCCCGTCTGTGCATCCGCGACTCAGTGCTCGGAAACGACTTCTACTGGAGGACAATAATGTGAATAGAAACCGAATTATTACGTTTTATTCTCACTACATGCAGCAGAAGGCTGATACAGAGGTGCAGGTGGTCAAATACGACCTGCCGAGTGGCTCGGTGACTCCACAAAGCTGTTCTGAACCTTCGTAATACATAATATGTTCATTTGAAATCTATAGATGTGCTGTTTAAAGACAGTATTTTTGGCCTTAACTGGAATTTTGTGCATCTTTTATCCGATATAAAGAAAACTGATAGAACTGATGCTgtattctttttctctcacacatcaAATATCATCAAAGATAATCCAACGACCACGTTGCGGATCAAGCGTCTCCGTGGCGAGTTTCAAATACACGTTATCCCTGTACAACAGCGTGATTAATGGCAGGATAAACATCGAGTTCAAAAGACGAATATGTTCACCTTTTTTCAGAGTTTTTCTCAATCATCACCACCAACAAGGCTACATATATTCAAAATgtcagttatgtttttgtttttttattgttttttttcttctttttaactTGATACATCTCGTTTTATCttttctgattttctgttttaggaaaaaaaacaaaaacaaaaaaacatacataaaggCTACAGCTTTACATGAAACTATACACATCTACCGAAAACCCAAACAAGAGGAGACAAAGAAGTGCTTTTTGAAACAGCAACGTGTGTCTGAAGGAAAACatgactttagtttttttttttatgtgtgtttgtttgagttgagttttcaTTCGGAAGAAAAAGGGGTGACATCTCTCAAAAAGCAAACAtcaaacagagagaaggaggtaAGGGTGTGTAAAGTGTGCTCACAGCTTCCCTGTTTACAGAAACCTCCAGAGCTCGCTTCACTAAAAAGCTTGTTTCTGTCAAAAGCTTTTCTtctcaggttgttgttttttttttacaacttttatCAGGTAATTCaactttcttcttcctcttgtatTGAAAATCAGAATTGAAATCAGAGAAATCGGTTATAACTGCAGCCAATGAGCTCTCGGTTGAATACCAAtaattcttcatcttctttcGTGACATAAAACTTCTTGGCTGCACAAAAGCTACAAATCTGTAAGAATTAACCTTCCCGGATAATTGCTTATGCTTTTTGATGAAACTGGAAGTACAGTGAACTGAGCTGGATCTTTGATATTCGTTCCAGTTTTGCTACTCACGgacaataacaataactaaCGGAGCGGTTTTACATCTAACAGTTCCAAAATGCTACAGTTCAGAATCGTTTTTATTCTAATACAGAACTGTGAAATTCAATGAGAGAGCTGTAGAGTTTTGACATTGCTTCAGATCCCCTCTaagattgtctttttttttcgtcACCCCGCGTCCTCGGCTTCTCTTGGTGAAACTTCCGCTGCTCTCAGGAAAAGGCCGACTGAGTTTTCCCATCAAAGAGTCTCAGCGGCACAAAGCTGGATCTTCGGCGTTTCTGTAAAAAGCCTCCCGCGAGGACGCAGAGATCCGTTTCACCTCAGCTCGGACAGCTCAATATTAAATGTCTGCAGGCTGGAACGTCCGGCCAATTTCTTCTGAGGGACAACAAGGGCAGCTCTGGGTCATCACAACACCcacatttcaaacttttaaCCCCGAAAAGACTGCGCTTTCACACAACTAACTGACTGACGGTGGTCCTAGATCAGTTCTTAGGAGTGCTCTGGGACTAGACTTGAGGaagggagggacagagagagagggagagagagagagaaagaaagggagagacagtggggttgtgtttctcctcaatcagacagacaggaagtagatCAACAGGAGGGAGGAAACCCCCTATCTGGGCTGCTGGGTCACAGGTGGCTCTGCTCAGGGACTAGCAGGGGGCCTGGGTGAGGGGCAGGAGCCTTGGCTGTCAAAGCTGGCTGTCCTCGCCTTCCACTGCAAGACGGacagacaaaaggaaaatgATTTATAACGCCTGGGCTGATTATTTTTACAGCACCGTCACTGTCAGGGCAGTTTCAACGCGATGCAAAGAGAGAGTCGATGTTCCAGCCGCTAGGAGTTTGGTACAGGAAAAAaactcaagaaaacaaagaacataCTGTAGATTTAATCATTCATATCTGTCTTTGGTCTTTAAATACTGAATACTTTACTTTTTGCTTCACTCCTATTTGGAGGATTATGCTCTACAGTACATTAAAATTCCCACAGTCTCTCTGGGGACGTAAACAGAAAGTGTGTTGTCTTGGATCAAACCCTCGGAAAGTGCGCTGGGCTCTGAAGACAGTTTGACATAGTGGCCAAACTGTGGATACTTTTGCCACCCAGCGAAAAAGTTTCACTATCAGAATTTGATCTGTTTGGTTCGATAATTAAGGTAGAAGAGAAGTTAACAGAGGTATCCAGTTCTACTTAATTTATGTTTAACTTTAATACTGAGAAAATCTTGAAAGCAGAAAGATTTTCTGCCCGGTTCTGAACTTATAAGGAGAATCTTTTTTTTGGACGTTTATTTGTGATGGACATTTGGTGTCTTTGTGTTCAAATCCCTCCATGAGCTGTTTTGTCAGGCACTGCCGCTGCTTCTGCTACTGCCGTTGGCGTTCGTAAGCAGGACAAACTACAAAACTACGATAACTACCACCATGTCTCAGATTACCTGCACCCCCCACCTTCCAAAACCTCAGAGGCAGAGGTTTCAAACTGTGACTCGAGAGTTACCCTCTCGGTTTTTATTTCTAATCCTAAATAAAgaacatgtactgtacttaaaCCTACCTCCTTCTCAGATTTCTTGGACTCCAGCAGGGGGTGCCAGTGTGCAATGGGCTTACGTGGATAAGCCAGCATTTCGTTCCAGTGGTCCCTGCCAAGTCCCTCGGCATTGCATCCAACCCTCATCACACCAATGATCTCATTATGACCTACCCTGTGGGGACAACACACGTACTGTATGAACACATATGACATAACCTGATGCAACATCTCATCCATCGAATTGATGTTTATAATTTGCAGAAAAGGCATTTTGAAATTAAAGGAGACGCGAATCTGAATCTGGACGTCCTGTCGATTGACACAGCGAGTCTGCAGCTGACGGACTCTGTGACACGAGAATTGACTCATCTCTAGACGGTCATCAAAGCAGATCTTTGCTTCACTTAAAATGTCTGAAGTGTAAATGAAGGCAGTGGTTTTCTTTTCCTTGACTTAATCCCAGGATTATAAGCAAAAAGTGAATTAATCCTAGCATGAGAGCAGACGGCAAAGAAAGCACAAGAGCTTGTGTTTGGTATCTGCTCCTCTTCTACACACTCACAGTCTGACCTTTAACTTGCATGGTCTCATTCTGTCAGCTGCGCTGCACTGCATTACGCTTTCTCCCTTTCCTGTTGTAGCTGCACATAAAAGGTAGTGCACGACTTCATGTCTGATAAACTACAATGTATCtgactttaatttgaaaatgagGGATAATCAAAAAGTCttaaattgattatttattttccctcGTTGAAAACTCCAGAGTCAATAAATGTGcaaatttttcattttaaaagtttaactACTTAAAAGTCAATGTGTGCAGAAGGTTCCAGGCTTCAAACACACGTATTGGATCCGTGAAGTCAACAAATGCAGTTgctcaaatgtccaacttcacagcagaaataaacatgtttacagcctggtacaaaaaacagttttggtctctgtagctaatttccccgttcatgacaactgtactgagggtgaatttatatacaactcacctgttcacattatattaaggcttaaagttatgcaggattaacagtaTGGCCAATTTAACTAACAGGTGTttcttgtttgagcacccaggcgtcattcggcctcGGATCCACAACTGATCCACGATTTCTAGATTACCCAGGATGcgaaagaggcaggactgccaaggtGTCTCTTCAGACACCTGTGGGTAATGTCATGCATACGCCGTCCACTCTTTATAGAGCGTCAGTGATTTTATCGTGATCGACTCCAAATTAGCTGCGATGTCACAAAATCGTGCTCTTATGTACACAACATTCAAATAACAAGAACAAGAATTGTTCTGCTCAGACGTGACGCTAagttagattattattattttttggtttgtacgTACAAATCGTAGTCCATGACAGAGATGTGCAGGCTGACGTGGTCCATGCTGTCCGGA
The sequence above is drawn from the Larimichthys crocea isolate SSNF chromosome XV, L_crocea_2.0, whole genome shotgun sequence genome and encodes:
- the olfml3a gene encoding olfactomedin-like protein 3B, encoding MKPVLVLLVSTAWTLTGAQYYYQGLMDYLENRLLAIEDRMQFWHEQSIRFHTEMRDFKKLTAEAMDGLKNEHSLLQRDIEGTVVQVDRVEREMDYVETRTSPRACANKADKVVEQGAWGLEENRGEQEEEEDWEELYSRVSDCVEIISSIRSVKILKRVGSPKGMWTRDPRSSRVYVFNGTSGDIVSQFNSVRDFSSSVGLASSRQIRLPSEWSGPGSAVYNGYLYYIQHEADMDLQVVKYDLLSASVTDIAMFPVESHATVYTLNPEIVVDLAADDEGLWLLYAAGDSEPNINLAKMDPATLDIEEIWDTRCPRDNAEAAFVVCGTVYVVYNTSPASRSRIQCVFDVNDMVINAEAPLLYFPRRYGSHASLKYNPEEKQLYGWDDGYQIIYRLTMKRKLLV